A stretch of Brassica napus cultivar Da-Ae chromosome C6, Da-Ae, whole genome shotgun sequence DNA encodes these proteins:
- the LOC106442121 gene encoding uncharacterized protein LOC106442121: MGGSPPCGDSVRAVKDYKRQATTSKKWPSPVENDHQITFSALDTKGVHMPHNDPLLVDLDIGECLVAKVLIDTGSSVDLIFRDTLDKMGVDLRDMKPSSRTLTGFNRASEQMIGTIRLPVHAGGITRTVKFSVIRAKAPYNAILGTPWLHYMKAIPSTYHQCIKFPGKDGKTQTIRGDQQAAREQLIATVKMQQQASLVNSVSKPLHKIYPQKEEVREIAIDESDPMKIIRVGVYLSDDICSRIISFIKDNASTFAWKTSDMTGIDPAVTSHELHVDPTFKPIRQKRRKLGLERSKAINEEVDRLLDAAFITDRGTYCYKVMPFGLKNAGATYQRLVNRMFADQLGNTMEVYIDNMLVKSLKTDDHLNNLHDCFKILNDYGIKLNPAKCTFSVTSGEFLGYIVTQRGIEANPKHISAILDLPSPKNSREVQRLTGHIAALNRFISRSTDKCLPFYEILRGNKRFVWDEKCEEAFNQLKHYLTTPPVLSKPEAGDTLSLYIAVTSSAVSSVLIREDRGEQKPIFYTSKRMTEPETRYPTLEKMALAVVTSARKLRPYFQSHTIEVLSNQPLRTVMHNTNQSGRLTKWAMELSEHDIVYKNRTAAKSQVLADFLIELTPELEQDLILPSVNWVLHVDGSSTSKGSGAGVQLQSPTGELIRQSFSFGFAASNREAE, from the exons ATGGGCGGATCACCACCTTGCGGTGACTCGGTTCGAGCCGTCAAGGATTACAAACGTCAAGCAACCACCTCTAAGAAGTGGCCTTCTCCAGTCGAAAATGATCACCAGATCACTTTTTCGGCACTGGACACCAAGGGCGTCCACATGCCACATAACGATCCTCTCCTTGTCGACCTTGACATCGGTGAATGTCTAGTCGCAAAAGTCCTTATTGATACCGGCAGCTCAGTCGATCTCATCTTTCGCGACACACTCGACAAAATGGGAGTTGATTTAAGGGATATGAAGCCTTCCTCTCGCACGCTCACCGGCTTCAACAGAGCCTCGGAGCAAATGATCGGGACAATTCGTCTTCCAGTACACGCAGGTGGTATAACCCGCACCGTCAAGTTTTCCGTCATCCGTGCCAAAGCACCCTATAATGCCATACTCGGAACACCATGGCTGCATTACATGAAAGCCATTCCTTCAACTTATCATCAATGCATCAAGTTTCCCGGAAAAGACGGCAAAACACAGACGATTCGGGGAGATCAACAAGCCGCGAGAGAACAGCTGATCGCAACTGTAAAGATGCAGCAACAAGCTTCCCTTGTCAACTCCGTCAGTAAACCACTCCACAAGATATACCCCCAGAAGGAGGAAGTTCGCGAAATCGCAATTGATGAGTCCGACCCGATGAAAATCATCCGAGTTGGCGTCTACCTTTCCGACGACATATGTTCaaggatcatctctttcatcaaagACAACGCCTCGACGTTCGCCTGGAAGACTTCCGACATGACGGGGATCGACCCCGCAGTTACCTCCCATGAACTGCACGTTGACCCGACGTTCAAACCCATCCGACAGAAGCGACGAAAACTCGGTCTAGAACGATCTAAAGCCATAAACGAAGAAGTCGACAGGCTCCTCGACGCGG CATTCATCACCGACAGAGGGACCTACTGCTACAAGGTGATGCCCTTTGGACTAAAGAACGCCGGCGCGACTTATCAGCGACTCGTCAACCGAATGTTCGCCGATCAGCTTGGCAACACCATGGAAGTATACATCGACAATATGTTAGTCAAATCGCTCAAGACCGACGATCACCTAAACAACTTACACGActgcttcaagatcttgaacGATTATGGGATAAAGCTCAACCCGGCCAAATGTACCTTCAGTGTCACTTcgggagaattcctcggctacattGTCACTCAACGAGGAATCGAAGCTAACCCCAAGCATATCTCGGCGATCCTCGACCTTCCAAGCCCAAAGAACAGCCGTGAAGTCCAGCGACTAACCGGACACATAGCAGCTCTCAACAGGTTCATCTCGCGATCAACCGATAAGTGTCTTCCCTTCTACGAGATACTAAGGGGAAATAAGAGGTTCGTCTGGGACGAAAAGTGCGAGGAGGCGttcaatcaactcaagcattaCCTCACAACCCCCCCAGTACTATCGAAGCCAGAAGCCGGCGACACATTGTCCCTCTACATAGCCGTCACATCCTCCGCCGTCAGCAGCGTGCTCATTCGAGAGGATCGGGGAGAACagaaaccaatcttttacacaagtaaaagGATGACCGAGCCGGAGACGAGATACCCAACACTCGAAAAGATGGCCTTAGCTGTCGTCACCTCGGCCAGGAAATTGCGACCCTACTTTCAGTCGCACACGATTGAAGTACTGTCCAATCAACCACTCCGAACGGTTATGCATAATACTAACCAGTCAGGACGGTTGACTAAATGGGCGATGGAACTGAGCGAACATGACATCGTGTACAAGAATCGCACAGCAGCAAAGTCGCAGGTCCTTGCCGACTTCTTGATCGAGTTAACACCAGAGCTGGAGCAAGACCTTATCCTACCAAGTGTAAACTGGGTCCTACACGTCGACGGTTCATCCACGAGTAAAGGGTCGGGAGCAGGAGTGCAACTGCAATCACCAACAGGAGAACTCATCCGGCAGTCATTCAGTTTTGGTTTTGCGGCGTCAAACAGAGAAGCTGAGTAG
- the LOC106439120 gene encoding branched-chain-amino-acid aminotransferase 6, which translates to MAPSVQPSSSPLRTSEGDEKYANVKWEELGFSLIPTDCMYVAKCRQGESFTEGKIVPYGDISISPCCPILNYGQGLFEGLKAYRTEDDRILIFRPHENALRMQDGAERLCMAPPSVEFFVEAVKQTVLANKKWVPPPGKGALYIRPLLIGSGAILGVAPAPEYTFLIYASPVGDYHKASSGLNLRVDHKSHRAHSGGTGGVKSCTNYSPVVKSLVEAKSSGFSDVLFLDAATGRNIEEASACNIFIVKGNIVSTPPTSGTILPGITRKSISELARDIGYQVQERDVSVDEFLEADEVFCTGTAVVVKAVETVTFHDKKVKYRTGKEALSKKLHSMLTSIQTGLVEDTKGWMVDIDPCQG; encoded by the exons ATGGCTCCATCTGTGCAACCTTCTTCGTCACCTCTTCGTACAAG TGAAGGCGATGAAAAATATGCGAATGTGAAATGGGAGGAGCTCGGATTCTCTCTGATTCCGACAGATTGCATGTATGTGGCCAAGTGCAGACAAGGAGAGAGTTTCACTGAAGGGAAGATTGTTCCTTACGGTGACATTTCAATCAGCCCTTGTTGTCCTATTCTCAATTATGGCCAG GGACTATTTGAAGGTCTGAAAGCTTACAGGACAGAAGACGACCGGATTCTGATTTTCAGACCTCACGAAAACGCTCTCCGTATGCAAGATGGTGCAGAAAGGCTTTGTATGGCACCACCTTCTGTGGAGTTCTTCGTGGAAGCAGTTAAGCAAACTGTGCTTGCCAACAAGAAATGG gTTCCTCCTCCGGGTAAAGGAGCTTTGTATATAAGGCCTCTGCTAATAGGGAGTGGCGCCATCCTTGGAGTAGCTCCAGCGCCTGAGTACACCTTCCTCATTTATGCATCTCCCGTAGGAGATTACCATAAg GCAAGCTCAGGTCTGAACCTTAGAGTTGATCATAAAAGTCACCGAGCACATTCTGGTGGAACTGGTGGTGTCAAGAGTTGTACAAACTATTCTCCA GTTGTGAAGTCGTTGGTGGAAGCAAAGTCATCAGGCTTCTCTGATGTCTTGTTCCTAGACGCGGCAACTGGGAGAAACATCGAAGAGGCGTCTGCTTGTAACATCTTCATTGTCAAG GGGAACATTGTGTCCACTCCACCGACTTCAGGAACCATTTTACCAGGAATCACAAGGAAAAGCATAAGCGAGCTAGCCCGTGATATCGGCTATCAG GTTCAAGAACGAGATGTTTCAGTGGATGAGTTTTTAGAGGCAGATGAAGTGTTCTGCACGGGAACTGCAGTGGTCGTTAAAGCTGTTGAAACCGTGACCTTCCATGACAAGAA GGTGAAATACAGAACAGGAAAAGAAGCGTTGTCTAAGAAGCTTCACTCGATGTTGACGAGTATTCAGACAGGTCTTGTTGAAGATACAAAAGGTTGGATGGTGGACATCGATCCTTGTCAaggttga
- the LOC106442120 gene encoding uncharacterized protein LOC106442120 isoform X1: MLSSRFSFLGMSSFNEVSESSGVSGSKVKPTLSLQTDKDVYRPGDSLFVTIEVGYSPGMDHENGANPSVLVEKLSFEVKGVEKLETQWFSTQKSSPRSKGRKGEHIFLDSSTPSLISNQLLSPGAKMTLMVRATLPPIIPPLYKGATLRYHYYIKSTLSGRLMALENSQFYKEPTKEFIEVNTRVPIQVWADPKNNGLLLEDSQTDGQQIQNVEGIVPTSTIQTEIYWKGMDGDSEWIKANDAYDNGEDGYDSSRDEISSVSSYPNKGNLNRTFGSSSFLNSGPRLSMKGTSYIEEGVGSSPKEIVSQLSAAVVSYDPGPVDGFYPGKSSDSVIRSQQLNQTNGSGASNSPEAGAGEPIPSERFTRGRSYNIRMDDQVLLRFSPKNTDSTYYFSDNIGGTLTFFHEEGARRCLEVSVTLETSETINRRFVHPSRRNSPTHTKVQSDHHEVVADLIQTSFLFSIPTDGPMSFTTPRVSVQWILRFEFLITPKDVHLSRYEHPLLIREREKCEWVLPITVHAPPPRTSSAAQNRGDTLFGLEPSWVRS, from the exons ATGTTATCATCAAGGTTTTCGTTTTTGGGGATGAGCAGTTTTAACGAAGTTAGTGAATCTTCGGGTGTTTCTGGAAGCAAGGTTAAACCAACTCTCAGTTTGCAAACGGATAAAGATGTGTACAGGCCTGGAGATTCCTTATTTGTAACTATCGAGGTTGGTTATTCCCCTGGAATGGATCATGAGAACGGGGCTAATCCctcggttttggtggaaaagcTTAGTTTTGAGGTTAAAGGAGTAGAGAAACTGGAAACTCAGTGGTTTTCTACGCAAAAGTCATCACCAAGAAGCAAAGGACGAAAAG GTGAACACATCTTTCTGGACAGTTCAACACCATCCTTGATTTCTAATCAACTCTTATCCCCTGGGGCTAAGATGACAT TAATGGTTCGAGCTACACTCCCACCGATTATACCACCTTTATATAAGGGTGCTACTTTACGTTACCATTACTATATAAAGAGCACATTAAGCGGAAGATTGATGGCATTGGAAAACAGTCAATTTTACAAGGAGCCGACAAAAGAGTTCATCGAAGTG AACACTCGAGTCCCGATCCAAGTATGGGCAGATCCCAAAAATAACGGGTTGCTTTTAGAGGATAGTCAAACCGATG GACAACAAATACAGAACGTAgaag GGATTGTTCCAACCAGTACCATTCAGACAGAAATATACTGGAAAGGGATGGATGGAGACTCTGAATGG ATAAAAGCAAATGACGCATATGATAATGGTGAGGATGGATATGACAGTTCACGCGATGAGATCTCCTCAGTTTCTTCCTATCCGAACAAAGGAAATTTAAACAGGACTTTTGGCAGTTCGTCGTTCTTGAATTCTGGACCGCGATTATCAATGAAAGGCACGTCATATATTGAAGAAGGTGTTGGATCATCTCCTAAAGAGATAGTTTCTCAGTTGTCAGCTGCTGTGGTGTCTTATGACCCTGGACCTG TAGATGGCTTTTATCCTGGTAAATCATCAGATTCCGTGATTCGGAGCCAACAGCTCAACCAGACAAATGGCTCAGGAGCATCTAACTCCCCTGAAGCTGGAGCTGGAGAACCAATTCCAT CAGAAAGATTTACACGAGGAAGATCGTACAACATCAGAATGGATGATCAAGTCCTTCTTAGATTTTCCCCGAAGAATACCGACTCTACGTATTACTTCAGCGATAAC ATTGGTGGAACTCTTACTTTCTTCCATGAAGAAGGAGCTAGAAGATGTCTTGAG GTCTCGGTTACACTGGAAACTTCAGAAACAATAAACAGAAGATTTGTTCATCCCTCCAGGAGAAATTCTCCAACGCATACCAAG GTCCAAAGCGATCACCATGAAGTGGTTGCAGACCTTATTCAGACGAGCTTTCTGTTTTCGATTCCCACGGATGGTCCAATGTCGTTTACAACACCTCGTGTTTCTGTGCAATGGATTCTTCGTTTTGAGTTCCTAATTACTCCAAAGGATGTGCACTTGAGCAG GTATGAACATCCGTTGTTAATACGGGAAAGGGAAAAATGCGAATGGGTTCTTCCGATCACGGTACATGCACCACCACCCCGAACGTCATCAGCTGCTCAAAACCGAGGCGATACGCTCTTTGGTTTGGAGCCTTCTTGGGTTCGTAGCTAA
- the LOC106442120 gene encoding uncharacterized protein LOC106442120 isoform X2 — translation MLSSRFSFLGMSSFNEVSESSGVSGSKVKPTLSLQTDKDVYRPGDSLFVTIEVGYSPGMDHENGANPSVLVEKLSFEVKGVEKLETQWFSTQKSSPRSKGRKGEHIFLDSSTPSLISNQLLSPGAKMTLMVRATLPPIIPPLYKGATLRYHYYIKSTLSGRLMALENSQFYKEPTKEFIEVNTRVPIQVWADPKNNGLLLEDSQTDGQQIQNVEGIVPTSTIQTEIYWKGMDGDSEWIKANDAYDNGEDGYDSSRDEISSVSSYPNKGNLNRTFGSSSFLNSGPRLSMKGTSYIEEGVGSSPKEIVSQLSAAVVSYDPGPDGFYPGKSSDSVIRSQQLNQTNGSGASNSPEAGAGEPIPSERFTRGRSYNIRMDDQVLLRFSPKNTDSTYYFSDNIGGTLTFFHEEGARRCLEVSVTLETSETINRRFVHPSRRNSPTHTKVQSDHHEVVADLIQTSFLFSIPTDGPMSFTTPRVSVQWILRFEFLITPKDVHLSRYEHPLLIREREKCEWVLPITVHAPPPRTSSAAQNRGDTLFGLEPSWVRS, via the exons ATGTTATCATCAAGGTTTTCGTTTTTGGGGATGAGCAGTTTTAACGAAGTTAGTGAATCTTCGGGTGTTTCTGGAAGCAAGGTTAAACCAACTCTCAGTTTGCAAACGGATAAAGATGTGTACAGGCCTGGAGATTCCTTATTTGTAACTATCGAGGTTGGTTATTCCCCTGGAATGGATCATGAGAACGGGGCTAATCCctcggttttggtggaaaagcTTAGTTTTGAGGTTAAAGGAGTAGAGAAACTGGAAACTCAGTGGTTTTCTACGCAAAAGTCATCACCAAGAAGCAAAGGACGAAAAG GTGAACACATCTTTCTGGACAGTTCAACACCATCCTTGATTTCTAATCAACTCTTATCCCCTGGGGCTAAGATGACAT TAATGGTTCGAGCTACACTCCCACCGATTATACCACCTTTATATAAGGGTGCTACTTTACGTTACCATTACTATATAAAGAGCACATTAAGCGGAAGATTGATGGCATTGGAAAACAGTCAATTTTACAAGGAGCCGACAAAAGAGTTCATCGAAGTG AACACTCGAGTCCCGATCCAAGTATGGGCAGATCCCAAAAATAACGGGTTGCTTTTAGAGGATAGTCAAACCGATG GACAACAAATACAGAACGTAgaag GGATTGTTCCAACCAGTACCATTCAGACAGAAATATACTGGAAAGGGATGGATGGAGACTCTGAATGG ATAAAAGCAAATGACGCATATGATAATGGTGAGGATGGATATGACAGTTCACGCGATGAGATCTCCTCAGTTTCTTCCTATCCGAACAAAGGAAATTTAAACAGGACTTTTGGCAGTTCGTCGTTCTTGAATTCTGGACCGCGATTATCAATGAAAGGCACGTCATATATTGAAGAAGGTGTTGGATCATCTCCTAAAGAGATAGTTTCTCAGTTGTCAGCTGCTGTGGTGTCTTATGACCCTGGACCTG ATGGCTTTTATCCTGGTAAATCATCAGATTCCGTGATTCGGAGCCAACAGCTCAACCAGACAAATGGCTCAGGAGCATCTAACTCCCCTGAAGCTGGAGCTGGAGAACCAATTCCAT CAGAAAGATTTACACGAGGAAGATCGTACAACATCAGAATGGATGATCAAGTCCTTCTTAGATTTTCCCCGAAGAATACCGACTCTACGTATTACTTCAGCGATAAC ATTGGTGGAACTCTTACTTTCTTCCATGAAGAAGGAGCTAGAAGATGTCTTGAG GTCTCGGTTACACTGGAAACTTCAGAAACAATAAACAGAAGATTTGTTCATCCCTCCAGGAGAAATTCTCCAACGCATACCAAG GTCCAAAGCGATCACCATGAAGTGGTTGCAGACCTTATTCAGACGAGCTTTCTGTTTTCGATTCCCACGGATGGTCCAATGTCGTTTACAACACCTCGTGTTTCTGTGCAATGGATTCTTCGTTTTGAGTTCCTAATTACTCCAAAGGATGTGCACTTGAGCAG GTATGAACATCCGTTGTTAATACGGGAAAGGGAAAAATGCGAATGGGTTCTTCCGATCACGGTACATGCACCACCACCCCGAACGTCATCAGCTGCTCAAAACCGAGGCGATACGCTCTTTGGTTTGGAGCCTTCTTGGGTTCGTAGCTAA
- the LOC106442120 gene encoding uncharacterized protein LOC106442120 isoform X4 translates to MLSSRFSFLGMSSFNEVSESSGVSGSKVKPTLSLQTDKDVYRPGDSLFVTIEVGYSPGMDHENGANPSVLVEKLSFEVKGVEKLETQWFSTQKSSPRSKGRKGEHIFLDSSTPSLISNQLLSPGAKMTLMVRATLPPIIPPLYKGATLRYHYYIKSTLSGRLMALENSQFYKEPTKEFIEVNTRVPIQVWADPKNNGLLLEDSQTDGIVPTSTIQTEIYWKGMDGDSEWIKANDAYDNGEDGYDSSRDEISSVSSYPNKGNLNRTFGSSSFLNSGPRLSMKGTSYIEEGVGSSPKEIVSQLSAAVVSYDPGPDGFYPGKSSDSVIRSQQLNQTNGSGASNSPEAGAGEPIPSERFTRGRSYNIRMDDQVLLRFSPKNTDSTYYFSDNIGGTLTFFHEEGARRCLEVSVTLETSETINRRFVHPSRRNSPTHTKVQSDHHEVVADLIQTSFLFSIPTDGPMSFTTPRVSVQWILRFEFLITPKDVHLSRYEHPLLIREREKCEWVLPITVHAPPPRTSSAAQNRGDTLFGLEPSWVRS, encoded by the exons ATGTTATCATCAAGGTTTTCGTTTTTGGGGATGAGCAGTTTTAACGAAGTTAGTGAATCTTCGGGTGTTTCTGGAAGCAAGGTTAAACCAACTCTCAGTTTGCAAACGGATAAAGATGTGTACAGGCCTGGAGATTCCTTATTTGTAACTATCGAGGTTGGTTATTCCCCTGGAATGGATCATGAGAACGGGGCTAATCCctcggttttggtggaaaagcTTAGTTTTGAGGTTAAAGGAGTAGAGAAACTGGAAACTCAGTGGTTTTCTACGCAAAAGTCATCACCAAGAAGCAAAGGACGAAAAG GTGAACACATCTTTCTGGACAGTTCAACACCATCCTTGATTTCTAATCAACTCTTATCCCCTGGGGCTAAGATGACAT TAATGGTTCGAGCTACACTCCCACCGATTATACCACCTTTATATAAGGGTGCTACTTTACGTTACCATTACTATATAAAGAGCACATTAAGCGGAAGATTGATGGCATTGGAAAACAGTCAATTTTACAAGGAGCCGACAAAAGAGTTCATCGAAGTG AACACTCGAGTCCCGATCCAAGTATGGGCAGATCCCAAAAATAACGGGTTGCTTTTAGAGGATAGTCAAACCGATG GGATTGTTCCAACCAGTACCATTCAGACAGAAATATACTGGAAAGGGATGGATGGAGACTCTGAATGG ATAAAAGCAAATGACGCATATGATAATGGTGAGGATGGATATGACAGTTCACGCGATGAGATCTCCTCAGTTTCTTCCTATCCGAACAAAGGAAATTTAAACAGGACTTTTGGCAGTTCGTCGTTCTTGAATTCTGGACCGCGATTATCAATGAAAGGCACGTCATATATTGAAGAAGGTGTTGGATCATCTCCTAAAGAGATAGTTTCTCAGTTGTCAGCTGCTGTGGTGTCTTATGACCCTGGACCTG ATGGCTTTTATCCTGGTAAATCATCAGATTCCGTGATTCGGAGCCAACAGCTCAACCAGACAAATGGCTCAGGAGCATCTAACTCCCCTGAAGCTGGAGCTGGAGAACCAATTCCAT CAGAAAGATTTACACGAGGAAGATCGTACAACATCAGAATGGATGATCAAGTCCTTCTTAGATTTTCCCCGAAGAATACCGACTCTACGTATTACTTCAGCGATAAC ATTGGTGGAACTCTTACTTTCTTCCATGAAGAAGGAGCTAGAAGATGTCTTGAG GTCTCGGTTACACTGGAAACTTCAGAAACAATAAACAGAAGATTTGTTCATCCCTCCAGGAGAAATTCTCCAACGCATACCAAG GTCCAAAGCGATCACCATGAAGTGGTTGCAGACCTTATTCAGACGAGCTTTCTGTTTTCGATTCCCACGGATGGTCCAATGTCGTTTACAACACCTCGTGTTTCTGTGCAATGGATTCTTCGTTTTGAGTTCCTAATTACTCCAAAGGATGTGCACTTGAGCAG GTATGAACATCCGTTGTTAATACGGGAAAGGGAAAAATGCGAATGGGTTCTTCCGATCACGGTACATGCACCACCACCCCGAACGTCATCAGCTGCTCAAAACCGAGGCGATACGCTCTTTGGTTTGGAGCCTTCTTGGGTTCGTAGCTAA
- the LOC106442120 gene encoding uncharacterized protein LOC106442120 isoform X3, which yields MLSSRFSFLGMSSFNEVSESSGVSGSKVKPTLSLQTDKDVYRPGDSLFVTIEVGYSPGMDHENGANPSVLVEKLSFEVKGVEKLETQWFSTQKSSPRSKGRKGEHIFLDSSTPSLISNQLLSPGAKMTLMVRATLPPIIPPLYKGATLRYHYYIKSTLSGRLMALENSQFYKEPTKEFIEVNTRVPIQVWADPKNNGLLLEDSQTDGIVPTSTIQTEIYWKGMDGDSEWIKANDAYDNGEDGYDSSRDEISSVSSYPNKGNLNRTFGSSSFLNSGPRLSMKGTSYIEEGVGSSPKEIVSQLSAAVVSYDPGPVDGFYPGKSSDSVIRSQQLNQTNGSGASNSPEAGAGEPIPSERFTRGRSYNIRMDDQVLLRFSPKNTDSTYYFSDNIGGTLTFFHEEGARRCLEVSVTLETSETINRRFVHPSRRNSPTHTKVQSDHHEVVADLIQTSFLFSIPTDGPMSFTTPRVSVQWILRFEFLITPKDVHLSRYEHPLLIREREKCEWVLPITVHAPPPRTSSAAQNRGDTLFGLEPSWVRS from the exons ATGTTATCATCAAGGTTTTCGTTTTTGGGGATGAGCAGTTTTAACGAAGTTAGTGAATCTTCGGGTGTTTCTGGAAGCAAGGTTAAACCAACTCTCAGTTTGCAAACGGATAAAGATGTGTACAGGCCTGGAGATTCCTTATTTGTAACTATCGAGGTTGGTTATTCCCCTGGAATGGATCATGAGAACGGGGCTAATCCctcggttttggtggaaaagcTTAGTTTTGAGGTTAAAGGAGTAGAGAAACTGGAAACTCAGTGGTTTTCTACGCAAAAGTCATCACCAAGAAGCAAAGGACGAAAAG GTGAACACATCTTTCTGGACAGTTCAACACCATCCTTGATTTCTAATCAACTCTTATCCCCTGGGGCTAAGATGACAT TAATGGTTCGAGCTACACTCCCACCGATTATACCACCTTTATATAAGGGTGCTACTTTACGTTACCATTACTATATAAAGAGCACATTAAGCGGAAGATTGATGGCATTGGAAAACAGTCAATTTTACAAGGAGCCGACAAAAGAGTTCATCGAAGTG AACACTCGAGTCCCGATCCAAGTATGGGCAGATCCCAAAAATAACGGGTTGCTTTTAGAGGATAGTCAAACCGATG GGATTGTTCCAACCAGTACCATTCAGACAGAAATATACTGGAAAGGGATGGATGGAGACTCTGAATGG ATAAAAGCAAATGACGCATATGATAATGGTGAGGATGGATATGACAGTTCACGCGATGAGATCTCCTCAGTTTCTTCCTATCCGAACAAAGGAAATTTAAACAGGACTTTTGGCAGTTCGTCGTTCTTGAATTCTGGACCGCGATTATCAATGAAAGGCACGTCATATATTGAAGAAGGTGTTGGATCATCTCCTAAAGAGATAGTTTCTCAGTTGTCAGCTGCTGTGGTGTCTTATGACCCTGGACCTG TAGATGGCTTTTATCCTGGTAAATCATCAGATTCCGTGATTCGGAGCCAACAGCTCAACCAGACAAATGGCTCAGGAGCATCTAACTCCCCTGAAGCTGGAGCTGGAGAACCAATTCCAT CAGAAAGATTTACACGAGGAAGATCGTACAACATCAGAATGGATGATCAAGTCCTTCTTAGATTTTCCCCGAAGAATACCGACTCTACGTATTACTTCAGCGATAAC ATTGGTGGAACTCTTACTTTCTTCCATGAAGAAGGAGCTAGAAGATGTCTTGAG GTCTCGGTTACACTGGAAACTTCAGAAACAATAAACAGAAGATTTGTTCATCCCTCCAGGAGAAATTCTCCAACGCATACCAAG GTCCAAAGCGATCACCATGAAGTGGTTGCAGACCTTATTCAGACGAGCTTTCTGTTTTCGATTCCCACGGATGGTCCAATGTCGTTTACAACACCTCGTGTTTCTGTGCAATGGATTCTTCGTTTTGAGTTCCTAATTACTCCAAAGGATGTGCACTTGAGCAG GTATGAACATCCGTTGTTAATACGGGAAAGGGAAAAATGCGAATGGGTTCTTCCGATCACGGTACATGCACCACCACCCCGAACGTCATCAGCTGCTCAAAACCGAGGCGATACGCTCTTTGGTTTGGAGCCTTCTTGGGTTCGTAGCTAA